The genomic segment CTCACCTACCTGGCCAGCATCAACGCCAGCGGCGACATCTTCTTCGTCCCCGGCCGCGTCGCCGACTGACGAGACCTCGCCCCGAAGGCATCGAGCTTCTAGCGAGGGGCCCCATCGAACCCGCATTGGGGGCCCCTCGCGAAGCCTTCTCGGAATGAACTCCCACTTCGGGGGAGTTGTAGAGAGCATGCTGCACTGAATCCAGTCCCTCACTCGACGCCGGGGAGGTAGCCCATGCTCCGAGTCCGCACGCTCCGTTTCCTTCCGCCCCTTGCCCTGCTGCTGTCTCTGGCCCTGGTGGCGGTCCCCGCCGAAGCCACCACCTACCGCTCGATCTCCGACTCGGCGCTGGCGGACCAGGCCTCCCTCATCGCCGAGGTCGAGGTGCTGTCCGTCGAGGCCGCCCCCACCAGCGAACGCCCCGCCACCAACTACCTGGTGGAGGTGCAGAGCCTGATCAAAGGCACCGCTGCCGGCAGCGTGTTGGTGGTGCGAGCGCCCGGCGGACTGAGCACCAGTGGGCTGGAGCTGAAGATCTGGGGAGCTCCGAAATTTGAGCCCGACGACACCGCGCTCCTCTTCCTCGTCCCCCGCCGGGACGGCACCTACGGCATTCTTCATCTGAGCCTCGGCGCCTTTCGCCCCTTCCGATCCCAGGGACTCGAGCTGGCCCTGCGGGACCTCTCCGAGGCGGTGGAGATGACGGCCCCGGGAGAGGCCGAGGCAGCCGGGCAACGGGTGCGGGACTATGAAGCCTTCACCGCCTGGCTGCGAGATCGCTCAGCGGGCCAAGAGCGCACGGCGGACTATTTCCTCCGCCTCCCCGAGCCGAGAGTGCAAAGCCTCCACGACGAGTTCAACCTCATCACCTATCAAGGCCGCAACATGCGCTGGTTCGACTTCGAGGAAGGCCGATCCGCACCGTGGTACACCCACACCACGCCGCAGCAGGGCCTCCCCGGTGGCGGCATCGCCGAGGTGCGCAACAGCATGGGCCTCTGGAACCGGGCCGCCGGCTCCAACATCGCCCTGGAATACGTCGGCACCACCAGCGCCGACCGGGGCTTGCGCAATCCCGATGGCTTCAGCACGGTGCTCTTCAACGATCCCTTCGAGGAAATGGACGGCAATTGCGATGAAGGCGGCGTGCTGGCCATCGGCGGCAACTGGTTCGATCCGAGCGTCACCAGCACGTGGCGTGGCCGCGCCTACTTCCGCATTCTCGAAGGCGACGTGGTCACCAACGACGGCGGCGCCGGCTGCGGCTACGACGACTCCGTCTACTTCCAGAACGTGATCACCCACGAGTTCGGCCACGCCCTGGGCTTCCACCACAGCTGCGCCAGGACCCAAGACGGACCGATCCAGCCCTGCGAGGGCTCCCATCCGGTGCTCTTCGCAGCCATCATGCGCGCCTTCGCCAATCCGCCCCGCGGCCACACCGCCCTCGGCATCGACGACGAGCGCGCCGCCCGCGCCCTCTACGCCCGCCCCGCCGGACCCACCGGCCCGGCGGCCCCCGGCGGTCTGGAGGTGACCCTCACCAAGCTCGACGCCCTGCTCAGCTGGACCGACAACAGCACCGACGAAACTTCCTTCCGCATTCTGCGCAGCGCCGGCGGCGGAACCCAGATGACGGTGGCGGAGGTCGGCGCCGACAAGACCGTCTATCGGGACCGCGACCTCGATCCGGACACCGTCTACGAATATCAGGTGGCCTCGGTGCGCGGTGGCGGCCTGGGCCGCAGCTCGACGGTGACGGTCGAGACCCCGCCGCTGATCCCCGTCACCGCCGCCCTACTGGCGCCCTCCGCAGCGATCCAAACCGGTCAGCCGGTGAGCCTGGAAGCCACCTTCACCGGGCCGGTAGAGAAAATGACCTGGGAGATCGAACCCGATGGTCTAGGCGTGCGGGAAGTTCCCTGCGACTCCAACCGCTTCTGCCTCACCCACATGTTCACGCAGCCCGGCAGCTACTCCGTCACCGCCGTCGCCACCGGCGACCTGGACCAGACCGGCCGCTCCGCCCCCATGGCGCTGGCGGTGGAGGACGGGGGCATCGCCTTTGACGAGTCGGAGTCGGTGATCCAAAGCTCGCTCTTCGGCCAGCGCGGCGACACCGGTACCTTCGAGACCAACGTCTGGCTGCACAACGCCGGCGAAGACCCGGCGGTGGCGGAGCTCGCCTTTCTCCAGCGCAGCTTGCCCAATCCGGATCCCACCACCCGTCGGCTGACGGTGATGCCCGGTACCTCCCTCTTCCTGCCCAACGTCGTCTCGTCCGTCTTCGGAGAGGCCGATACCAGCGGCGCCATCGCCGTGCGGAGCCGGGTCCCCGCCGGCGGCAGCGCCCCGGATCTTCGAGTCATATCCCGTTCCTTCGTCGAGCTCTCCACCGGGGCCCCGGGGAGCTTCGGTCAGTTCGTGGGCGCGGACCGCCCCGAGGACCTCACCGCCCACGACAAGGTGGTGTCGGGAATCCTCGACGGCGATGGCTTCATCAGTACCTTCCTGGTGGTCAACCCGGAGGACGCGCCGACCCGCGTGGGCATCCGGCTCCTCGATGCCGATGGCACCGAGCTGCGGACCATCAGCTGGGGCATCCAGGCCCGTTCCATGCGTTTCGTCCGCACCAGCTCCTACTTCGAAACCGGCTCCGCTCCCGGGCCGTTCACCGCTCACTTCAGCAGCGAGACGGGCACTCCCTTCGCCGCCTCCTTCACCCTGCTGGAGGCTCGCTCCGAGGATCAGATCTTCCTCCCCGCGGCGGATCTCGCCGAGGACCAAGAGAGCCCCCTCTATCTGCCTCGGGTGGTGCGCAACCGCGGTCTCTTCGACGTCTTCCTGATCAGCCAGCTGGTGGCCTACAACCCCTCCACCCAGCCCACTCTGCTGACCCTCGAATTCCTCGAACGCGGCCAGGACAACACCTCTCCGAGGTCTGCGCAACGCACCCTCAGCCCGGGCCAAACTCTGCTCATCGAGGACGTGGTTCAAGACCTCTTCGGACTGAGCGAGAGGACCGGCGCTCTCAAGGTCAGCTGGCAGAACTCCACCGGCACCGCTCCCAAGCTCCTCAGCTTCGCCTTCGCCGACACCGGGGGCGGCGGGGAGAATAGCCAGCGCTTCGGCATGGCGGTGGGCCAGCGCACCGCCCTGGAGGCCGGGGGCGCCTCGATCCTCGACTTCGGCGCCGAGCAGAGCGATCTATTCAAGAGCAGCTACGGCGTCGTCAACCTCGGTCTCGGCGGCGGCCGGGTGGAGATCACCCTCAAGGACGGCGACGGCAACGTGTTGGCGATCAAGGAACGAGGCCTGCGGCCCCAGCAGCACCTGGAGCTCAACCTCGCCGGCCTGTTCAGCGACACCGCCATCGGCGAGGGCCGCAACTGGATCGTCGAGACTCGCGTGCTGGTGGGCGGCCCGGTGCTCACCTACCTGGCCAGCATCAACGCCAGCGGCGACATCTTCTTCGTCCCCGGCCGCGCTACCGACTAAGAAATCCCCAAGCCTCGGCCCCGAAGGCTCGGACTGGCCTCCTTCTGTGGCTGCCATTGGGCCTATTCCAGGGCTTTCAGGGCGATCCCCATTGAGCCTCGGAAGCCCCGCGACACCGGACGGGCCGTTGGCTGTGGAAAATTCTCCGTTTCCACAACGGTTTGCCTCTTCGCCTCACATCATCAAGGCTAGCCATAAAATTCTTCAAATACCTGAAAAATAAGGACTTGTGAAATCTTGCACAAATTCTTGGGCAAAGCGGTCTCGAGCCCGGTGTCGCGCGATCTCTGTCCGCCCATGGGACTGTTTTCCACAGCTTTTCCCACACTTTCTGTGGATTCATCGGCAGCCCCAAGCTCCCTCGCTCCAAGCACTTGCAACCGCTCTTCCGCAAGCCCTCCAGAGCTCACTACGAAGAGTCTTCGAAGCGCGCCTTCAATGACTGCGGGGCAACCGTCCACCAGCGCCAGCGGCGCGTCGGATGATGCGATATCCTGAAAGCTCGGCATGCAGCTCGCCGTCTGAGTCGAGCCGCGTTGCTGGCGAGAAAGCCTTTCGCCGGCGTCCGACTTCCACCCCGAGCTGCCAGAACTTGATCGCAAGGAGATTGCAGATATGACCACGACTACGACTTCCGCCCGCGGCGCCGAGCTGCTGCGCGCGTTCGGCCTCAGCGACGACAACCCCGGTGCCTTCGACGGCAGCTGGATCGAAACCACCGGACCGAGCATCGAGTCCGTCGACCCGAGCACCGGCGAGACCATCGCCAGCGTCCGCCTGGCCAGCACCGAGGACTACCAACGGGTGGCCGCCACCACCGAGAAAGCCTTCCGCGAATGGCGTACCTGGACCGCCCCCGCCCGGGGCGAGGTGGTTCGCCAGCTGGGCCTGGCCCTGCGCGACCACAAAGACGAGCTCGGCCGGCTGGTGAGCCTGGAGGTGGGCAAGGTTCTCAGCGAGGGCCTCGGCGAGGTGCAGGAAATGATCGACATGGCCGACCTGGCGGTGGGCATGTCGCGCCAGCTCTACGGCAAGACCATGCACTCGGAGCGCCCGCTGCACCGCATGTACGAGCAGTGGCATCCCCTGGGGCCGGTGGGCATCATCACCGCCTTCAACTTCCCCGTCGCCGTCTGGGCCTGGAACGCTACGGTGGCCGCGGTGTGCGGGAATTCCATGATTTGGAAGCCCTCGCCGGAGGCTCCCCTCACCTCTCTGGCGGTGACCCGCATCGCCCAGAAGGTGCTCGAGGATTGCGGCGCGCCGCCGATCTTCGGCCTGGTGGTGGGCGACGTCGAGGAGGTGGGCAAGCCCATGGTGGACGATCCCCGCCTGCCCCTCATCTCCGCCACCGGCTCAGTGCGCATGGGCCGCGAGGTGGGCGCTGCCGTCGCCGCCCGCATGGGCAAGTCGCTCCTCGAGCTGGGCGGCAACAACGGCGTCATCGTGACCGACGAGGCCGATCTGGACCTGGCCTTCCGCGCGGTCCTCTTCGCCGCCGTCGGCACCGCCGGCCAGCGTTGCACCACCAACCGCCGCCTCTTCCTCCAGAAGGGCATCGCCGAGGAGATGAAGCAGCGTCTGGCGCAGGCCTACGGCTCGGTGCGCATCGGCGACGCCCTCGATCCCGACACCCTCATGGGGCCGCTGATCAACCAGCGCGCCGTCGACGGCATGATGCAGGCCCTGGAAACCGCCCGCCAGGCCGGCGGCAAGGTGCTCTACGGCGGCAAGGCCCTCGACCGCCCGGGCTTCTATGTCGAGCCCACCCTGGTGGAGGTACCGGAGCAGCTACCCATCGTGTGCGAGGAGACCTTCGCGCCGATCCTCTACATCATGGAGTTCGAGGATCTCGACGAGGTCATCGAGCTGCACAACTCCGTGCCCCAGGGCCTGTCCTCCGCCATCTTCACCCTCAACGTGCGCGAAGCCGAGCGCTTCCTCTCCGCCACCGGTAGCGACTGTGGCATCGCCAACGTCAACATCGGCACCTCCGGCGCCGAGATCGGCGGTGCCTTCGGCGGTGAGAAGGACACCGGCGGCGGCCGCGAGGCCGGCTCCGACAGCTGGAAGGCCTACATGCGCCGCCAGACCTGCACCCTCAACTGGGGCACCGAGCTGCCGCTGGCCCAGGGCGTGGAGTTCGACGTCTAGGGCTTTCCTACCCCAGGGCCCGAGCTGCTAGCAATCAACTGGTAGCTCGGGCCTAAGCTTTAGAAACGAGAGCTCGCCGAGGGCGCCCCCTGCAGCACAAAGGCAGCCCAGAAATACGGATCGGACCACTGCTCGCTGGCGGCCACATGCTGCTGGGCTTGGCGCAGAGCGGCGGATGGTGCCAGGCCTTCCTCGAGGAGCCCGCGGTAGAACTCGGTCATCAGGACCGCCGTCGCCTGGTCGTCCACCGGCCACAGGCTGACCAAGACCTGGGAGGCCCCGGCGTAGAGAAATCCCCGGGTCAGGCTGAGCAAGCCATCCCCCCTCACCCGCTTGCCCAGCGCCGTCTGGCAGCCGCTGAGGACCACCAGGTCCGCCCCCAGATCGAGATTGTAGATTTCGTGCAGCTGGAGATCCCCGTCGATGCGTCGTCCGCTCCGGTCGAGGCGGGAGAGCACCATCCCGGAGAGCTCGGGAAAGCGTTCATCCACCAAAGCATGGGTCGCGAAGTGCAGCACTCGGTACCCGTCGAGAGGAGCCGACTGCACTTCCTCTTTGGTGGCATCCCAGCCTAGAAGCCCCAGCCGGCGTTGGGGCGGCACCCGGGCGAGGATCGACTCCGCCTCCAGGCCCGTCCAGGGCAGGCGGGGCAAGGGGCCCTGGGGCAGATCCGACAGGGTGATGCCACGGGTAGCTGAAGCCCCTGTTCCAACCGTTCCCGCCAGAGCCGATGGCCGGGCCCTCGAGAGCCCTCCCGACCAGCGATCGTCTTCGGGGGCGAAGATGGGATCGGCGAAGACCGCCACGTCCCGTGGCGCCGGAAGCCGCTCCCCGTTCCTCCGCAGCAGGGAGACCATGACCGACGCCGACGGCGCGTAGGAGATCTCGAAGGCCTCGAAGAGCAGCTCGTCTCGGGCTTCCCCTCCGCTCGGCCCCTGAAGCTGCGGAGCAGGCAACACGGCGAAGGGAAGATGGTGCAGCAGGCCGTCCGCGAGAATCACCAGCCTCCGAGTCTGCTGGGGAATCGTCCCGGGCGGCAGCAGCTGGCGGCCCAGGGCCTGGGCGGCAAGCTCCCGTTGGACCGGGTCCAGGGCCTGGGACCGGAGGTTCTCGTAGAGCCCCCGAGCGTGGTGTTCCAGCTGCTTTTGGGCCGGCAGGGAGTGGACCGAGAGATGCTCTCTCCCCACCGTGAAGAGATGCGATTCCTCCTCGCCCAGCACATAGCTGAGCAGCAGCGTATCGGGCGCCAACGTCCGCTGAAGCTCCGCCACCGTCACCGGCTGCGGATCTACCAGCTCGGCGTATCGGGGGTCGGCAGTCCGGATCGCCGCCCGAGCCTCCTCCAACCTCAGCGAAAGGGTCCGCAGGCGCTGCTCCACCTGCTCGTCCTGCTCCTCCGTCAGCTCGCCGAGGTACTTCCCGCAAAGCAGTCGGTCGCGCTGCCGATTGAGGGCCTGCTGGACCTCTCGCTCCCTGCGCAGCAGCTCGTCCCCGGCCCTTCCCCGGACCCCAACTTCCGCCTCCAGCACCAGCTCCAGGAGGTTCGTCGCCCGTGCCACATCCGCCCGCTCGAAAGCGCGCCGAACAGCTTCCGGCCGATTCTGCGAGCGGGCCTGCTCGAGGAGGAGCTTCACCTCGAGCTCGGCGTAGTCCTGCCATTGCCAGCTGGGAGAATAGCGGTGACCGGTGCGGCGGACGGTGCCCCGAAGCGTCTCGACGGTGGCCAAAGCCGACCGCACTTGCTCCAACGCTGCCTCCAGCTCGCCTTCCTCATGAAGGGCCAGGGCCCTGCAAAAAGCGATGTGGGCTCGAACCTTGGGGTCGGCGAGAGCCCGCAGTCGCCCGTCGGCCTCGTCCAGCCGACGAATAGCGACCCCGGGCCTTCCATCTTGCGCTGCCAAACAGCCCAGATGGGTCCACGCGATGGCGACGTTGCCCTCGCTCCCGGCGTTCTCCGCCAGAGCCAACAGCTGGCGGAAGGAATCCTCGGCGGCTTCCACATCACCCGCGGCTTGAAGAGCCCTTCCCAGCCGACCCAAGACGATGGCCTCGCCGTCCTGCAACCCCAACTGCCGGTACTTCTCCAAAGCTTCCTGAAATCGCGTCACAGCGACTTCCAACTCACCGGCCGCAAAGTGGGTCAACCCCAGGGTGGTCAGCAGGCCGGCCTCGCGCTCCTCAAAGCCATAGCGACGAGCAATCTCCAAGCCTTCCCGAGCCTGCGTCAGAGCCTCCTCGTGGTGCTCCAAGGATCGGTGGGCGATCGCCAGCCGCTGCAGGGTGGCCGATCGGCTTTTCAGATCGCCCAGATCCTGCCAGATGGGCATCAGCGAACGGTACCGTTCGATCTCTCGATGGGGGTCGCCGGCCAGTTTCTCGACCAGCGCGAGATGGTTGAGGGCTCTGGTCTCGGCTCGCTGATCTCCTACCGTCTGAGCCTCGTGCAAAGAGGCCTCGAATCGCTGGGAAGCCCCTTCCGGGTCGCCTTGGTCCAGAAGCGCGAGCCCCCACCAGGACAGAATGTCCGACTCCAGATACGACCTCCCCGCCCGTCGAGCCTGCTCGAGAGCCGCCGCGAAAACCTCCGGCACCTCGGCGCTACGGTCCAGGTCTTGGAGCGCTCGTCCTGCCTCGCGCAAGGCCAACTCCACCAGGAACCGCTCTCCCCCATCCACCGCCAGGCGGACCACCCGGCGATAGATCGGCACCAGGCCGTCGGACAGTCCGCGCGTCGCGACCTCATCGAAGAGCTGCATCAGGAGGTGCTGGGCTTGCGCACAGGACCGATCCGCCTCGCCGGCCTCCCCCTGTCGGACCACCTCGACCTTCACGTCGCCCCCACCGAGGAAGGAGGTCAGCATCAGGCGGTACCGGCCGCCGGTCTCCGCCACGATGCACAACGCCTCCGGCGCCCGGCGCCCCACCGGCGTGTCGTAGTCGATCTGCTTGCGCCCGTGCGGATCGAAGACCGCCACCCCCACGTCCAACAGCGCCTGATCGACCCGTACCAGCGCTGCTTCCCCTGGCTCCAAATCGAGGGCCAGCCATCGGGAACCGGATTCCGGCACGAACCCCTGAAAGGGCGCCGTCCGATCCAAAGGCGTCACCGCCTTTCCGGGCACCGCTTCCGGGGCCGGACTTTCCTGATGGCCACAAAGTCCGACAGCAAGCGTTCCGAGCAGAAGCGGGAGAGCCACGGTGCGGTCTCGACGAAAATGCGTGATTGGCCTGCAGTAGAGTCCGCTGGAGCGCAGGAAGGCAGGCCAGGGCCCCCTTCCCCGTGGCTGATCTTCGGACTCTTCCTTGTCGTCGCTCATAGACCCCCAGGATTGTCGACTCCCGAACCCACAACCGCCCACCACCACCCCCGTTCTGCGGGCGCAGCTACGCCCCGCTCCCTCTCGGGCCGGCAGCCTGACGGCGCGTTCTCAGATAACTGTGCTTTCTTTGATAGCCGAACTATCGTCGGGATTTTAACTCACTGGCAAGCCGCATTCACGAAACGACCAGGTACCGTCAGCGCAGCCGGTGGCCATTCCATCGTCTTGCCCGATGCGGCGTCGGCGGCCCGGGACCGGGTGATGCTGGTGGTGATGTACCTCTGCGGGCTACGGCGCAGCGAGCCCGGGCGGATCCGGGCGGATTCGGTGCGCTGGGAGA from the Acidobacteriota bacterium genome contains:
- a CDS encoding aldehyde dehydrogenase family protein, giving the protein MTTTTTSARGAELLRAFGLSDDNPGAFDGSWIETTGPSIESVDPSTGETIASVRLASTEDYQRVAATTEKAFREWRTWTAPARGEVVRQLGLALRDHKDELGRLVSLEVGKVLSEGLGEVQEMIDMADLAVGMSRQLYGKTMHSERPLHRMYEQWHPLGPVGIITAFNFPVAVWAWNATVAAVCGNSMIWKPSPEAPLTSLAVTRIAQKVLEDCGAPPIFGLVVGDVEEVGKPMVDDPRLPLISATGSVRMGREVGAAVAARMGKSLLELGGNNGVIVTDEADLDLAFRAVLFAAVGTAGQRCTTNRRLFLQKGIAEEMKQRLAQAYGSVRIGDALDPDTLMGPLINQRAVDGMMQALETARQAGGKVLYGGKALDRPGFYVEPTLVEVPEQLPIVCEETFAPILYIMEFEDLDEVIELHNSVPQGLSSAIFTLNVREAERFLSATGSDCGIANVNIGTSGAEIGGAFGGEKDTGGGREAGSDSWKAYMRRQTCTLNWGTELPLAQGVEFDV
- a CDS encoding CHAT domain-containing tetratricopeptide repeat protein, whose translation is MTPLDRTAPFQGFVPESGSRWLALDLEPGEAALVRVDQALLDVGVAVFDPHGRKQIDYDTPVGRRAPEALCIVAETGGRYRLMLTSFLGGGDVKVEVVRQGEAGEADRSCAQAQHLLMQLFDEVATRGLSDGLVPIYRRVVRLAVDGGERFLVELALREAGRALQDLDRSAEVPEVFAAALEQARRAGRSYLESDILSWWGLALLDQGDPEGASQRFEASLHEAQTVGDQRAETRALNHLALVEKLAGDPHREIERYRSLMPIWQDLGDLKSRSATLQRLAIAHRSLEHHEEALTQAREGLEIARRYGFEEREAGLLTTLGLTHFAAGELEVAVTRFQEALEKYRQLGLQDGEAIVLGRLGRALQAAGDVEAAEDSFRQLLALAENAGSEGNVAIAWTHLGCLAAQDGRPGVAIRRLDEADGRLRALADPKVRAHIAFCRALALHEEGELEAALEQVRSALATVETLRGTVRRTGHRYSPSWQWQDYAELEVKLLLEQARSQNRPEAVRRAFERADVARATNLLELVLEAEVGVRGRAGDELLRREREVQQALNRQRDRLLCGKYLGELTEEQDEQVEQRLRTLSLRLEEARAAIRTADPRYAELVDPQPVTVAELQRTLAPDTLLLSYVLGEEESHLFTVGREHLSVHSLPAQKQLEHHARGLYENLRSQALDPVQRELAAQALGRQLLPPGTIPQQTRRLVILADGLLHHLPFAVLPAPQLQGPSGGEARDELLFEAFEISYAPSASVMVSLLRRNGERLPAPRDVAVFADPIFAPEDDRWSGGLSRARPSALAGTVGTGASATRGITLSDLPQGPLPRLPWTGLEAESILARVPPQRRLGLLGWDATKEEVQSAPLDGYRVLHFATHALVDERFPELSGMVLSRLDRSGRRIDGDLQLHEIYNLDLGADLVVLSGCQTALGKRVRGDGLLSLTRGFLYAGASQVLVSLWPVDDQATAVLMTEFYRGLLEEGLAPSAALRQAQQHVAASEQWSDPYFWAAFVLQGAPSASSRF